The DNA sequence AGTTATGCTAGAGGCGTTTACTTGTATTAAAGCTCCTTCATTTATACAATCGTAAATTAAATTAGGATTTTCTTGAACTTTTGGATATCTTTCCACATGAGCCAATACAGGTATATAACCTCTTAATTTTATTTCATAAACTATATCAACTAGATTTTTAGGAAAATTATTTGGAGAAAACTCAATAAGTAAATATCTACTACTGTTTAAAGAGTAAAAATCTAGGTTTTCAAAATTTTCAAATAAATCTTCTGTATAATATAGTTCATTTCCCAAAATTATATTTAAATCTATTCCTTCAACTTTTAAAGCCTTGTTGAAGTCATTAAGAACTTTATTTAACTCTTTTCCTTTTTTATATTTAAAATCAGGATGATAGTGAGATGTATTTATTATCGTCCTTATTCCTTCATCGTAAGCTATTTTTGCCATTTCTATTGATTCAGATAAATTCTCAGATCCATCATCAACTCCAGGCAGTATATGGCAGTGTATATCTATCATGTAATAATTCCCTCCTTATTATAAAATAAATAATACCACATTAAATACTAAGCATCAATTTTCTTTATAATCTCCCACTAAAATAGTTTATTATTAAAACTAAAAAAGTGCTAAATATTTAGCACTTTTACTTTGGTTCTACTATTGATATAGAACAATATTCTTCTTTAAGATGATTTTTTAATCTTTCCTCAACTTCTTCAAATTTTACTTGTTTTATAACTTCTAAATAATCCATTAAATTTATACCTTTAAATTTATATGAAATGAAATTATTAGCTATAAAATTTACTGAGTCAAAATATTTTATAAATTGACCCATTTTTTTCTTTTTAACTCTATTAAAATCATCTTCTGACAATCCATCTTCTTTATATTTATTTATATACTTAATAATGGTGTCTTTAACTTTTCTAGGTTCATTAGATTCTCCACCTATTAATGTATAACCATAATCTACTTGCGATGTAAATCCACATCCAAAGTTATCATTTATTAACCCACTCATATACAATTCTTCAAAAATTTCACTACCTCTTTTTAAAATCATATCTAGTAATATCTCTGTGATAACTTCTTTTCTTAGTAACTCTTTTCCTTTCATACCTACATCGCTATCTTTAAATCCTATATTAAACATTGGCATTGATATTGGAAATTCAGCTACGATTTCTTTTTCATTTACAGTTTTAGGTTCTTCTGGGTAAAATCTTTCTATTTCATTCTTAAGCTTATCAACATCATAATGATTGCTTTTTTTAGCTATTTCCATAACTTTCTCTGCATCTACATCTCCTACGACAAATAAAATCATATTTCCCGGGTTATAAAAAGTATTATAACATGTGTATAATTCCTCTTTGGTTATTTTATATATACTATCAACTGTTCCTGCTATATCTATGTTTACAGGATACTTTGAATACATCGCCTTTAAACAATTAAAATATACATTCCAATCCGGATCGTCATTATACATTTTTATTTCTTGTTCTATTATTCCTTTTTCTTTTTCTACATTTTCATCTGTAAAATATGGAGTTTGAACATAATCTATTAAATGCTGTAAACTTTCATAGAAATTTTCAGTGCATGAAAATAAATAAGCGGTCATTGTAAAATTAGTATATGCATTTGCACTAGCTCCTAACTTTGAAAACTTATCAAATGCATTACCACCATCTGGTTGTTCAAACATCTTGTGTTCAAGAAAATGAGCTATACCTTCATTTACTTTAAATTTCTCAGTTTGATTTATAGGTATAAACTCCAAGTCATTTGATCCATAATTGGTAGCTAAAACTGCAAACTTTTTAGTAAATCCTTTTTTAGGCATAAAATAAACATCTAAACCATTATCTAATTTTTCATAATAAACTTCTTCTTTTAATATATCATTAACTATTTTTTCCATATAGTCCTCCTAGTTTCTTAAGAAATAAATAGTATCTAATTGTAATGCTTTAAACACATCAACTATTTCTTCCTTAGTTACTTTGTCTATATAATCTATAATATCTTCTATACTTAAATTTGTTTTGCTTATATCTTGAGCAAATTTAAAGTCAGATAATCCACCTATATTATCTGTTAATGCTTCCATTGAACTTATAAGTGATATCTTACTGTTATTTAATTCTTCATCATTTATATCTCCATTTACAATTTTTTCAATTTGTTTTTTTACTAAATCAGTTGTTTTTTCATAATTTTGAGTTTCTATACCAGATGATATAAATAATATTCCTTTATATTTTTCTATAGATGAATATATATAGTAACATAAGCTTTCTTTTTCCCTTATGTTTATAAACATTTTAGAATGGGGTCCACCACCTAATATATTACACCCTACTATTAATGGATAATATCTTTTTGCATCTGCAAAATCTATATTAGTTCTATATCCCATAACTAGTTTTCCTTGTGTTATATCCATCTTATCAACTATATTCTTTACTGTATCTACATCTTTTTTAAACTCTTCTCTTGGAATATCTATTACAGATCCTCTATCAAAGTTAAATTTACTTTTAATAATACTTTCAACATCTTTTTCATTAAATTCGCCTTCTACAATAATGTCTATAGGAGATGTTTTTAAAATTTCTTTATAGTGATTATATAGTTCTTTAGCTGTGATTTTATCAATTTCATCTATATATCCATATTCACTTATGCTAAACTTTTCATATTTACACATTTCCTCAAAACATCTTTCAAGTGCATATCTTCCCTTATCATTTATTTTGGCTTTTATTCTTTCTTTTAAATTTTGCTTTTCTAATTTAAGATATTCTTCACTAAATCCACCATCTTCTACTAATGGATTATTTATTATTTCATTTAAAAACTCTATAGCTTTATTAAAAATTTGTTCATCTAAATATTTTTCATTTGTTGTCACTAGTTTTATATTTAAAACTTGTCTTTCTCCTCTTTTGCTTATATCAGCTAAAAGTGATGCTCCATACAAATCTTCTAGTTTATTAGATATCTCTCTTAAACTTTTATATTCGCTACTAGCATTAGTTATTAAATTAGGTATTAATGCATTTTTGGTAGCTTCATTTTTATCTAGGATTCTTTGTATGTATACA is a window from the Paraclostridium sordellii genome containing:
- the yfmH gene encoding EF-P 5-aminopentanol modification-associated protein YfmH, which translates into the protein MEKIVNDILKEEVYYEKLDNGLDVYFMPKKGFTKKFAVLATNYGSNDLEFIPINQTEKFKVNEGIAHFLEHKMFEQPDGGNAFDKFSKLGASANAYTNFTMTAYLFSCTENFYESLQHLIDYVQTPYFTDENVEKEKGIIEQEIKMYNDDPDWNVYFNCLKAMYSKYPVNIDIAGTVDSIYKITKEELYTCYNTFYNPGNMILFVVGDVDAEKVMEIAKKSNHYDVDKLKNEIERFYPEEPKTVNEKEIVAEFPISMPMFNIGFKDSDVGMKGKELLRKEVITEILLDMILKRGSEIFEELYMSGLINDNFGCGFTSQVDYGYTLIGGESNEPRKVKDTIIKYINKYKEDGLSEDDFNRVKKKKMGQFIKYFDSVNFIANNFISYKFKGINLMDYLEVIKQVKFEEVEERLKNHLKEEYCSISIVEPK
- the yfmF gene encoding EF-P 5-aminopentanol modification-associated protein YfmF; its protein translation is MESVKKINLCENVNLTLINSKKFKTNLVSVYIQRILDKNEATKNALIPNLITNASSEYKSLREISNKLEDLYGASLLADISKRGERQVLNIKLVTTNEKYLDEQIFNKAIEFLNEIINNPLVEDGGFSEEYLKLEKQNLKERIKAKINDKGRYALERCFEEMCKYEKFSISEYGYIDEIDKITAKELYNHYKEILKTSPIDIIVEGEFNEKDVESIIKSKFNFDRGSVIDIPREEFKKDVDTVKNIVDKMDITQGKLVMGYRTNIDFADAKRYYPLIVGCNILGGGPHSKMFINIREKESLCYYIYSSIEKYKGILFISSGIETQNYEKTTDLVKKQIEKIVNGDINDEELNNSKISLISSMEALTDNIGGLSDFKFAQDISKTNLSIEDIIDYIDKVTKEEIVDVFKALQLDTIYFLRN
- a CDS encoding tyrosine-protein phosphatase yields the protein MIDIHCHILPGVDDGSENLSESIEMAKIAYDEGIRTIINTSHYHPDFKYKKGKELNKVLNDFNKALKVEGIDLNIILGNELYYTEDLFENFENLDFYSLNSSRYLLIEFSPNNFPKNLVDIVYEIKLRGYIPVLAHVERYPKVQENPNLIYDCINEGALIQVNASSITGKNGTEAQKTSDILLKNKMIHFIATDAHSSTRRRPLIKEAYEYVSQKYSMELAEKLFLENQKVIIENTELEIEIPSMYEKKKSFLKRLFKR